One segment of Tenrec ecaudatus isolate mTenEca1 chromosome 1, mTenEca1.hap1, whole genome shotgun sequence DNA contains the following:
- the SCAMP4 gene encoding secretory carrier-associated membrane protein 4, with protein MSEKENNFPPLPKFIPLKPCFYQNFSDEIPVEHQVLVKRIYRLWMFYCATLAMNLVACLAWWIGGGSGANFGLAFLWLLLFSPCAYVCWFRPVYKAFRADSSFNFMAFFFIFGAQFVLTVLQAIGFSNWGACGWLAAISFFQTNVGAAVVMLLPAIMFSMSAAMIAISLMKVHKIYRGAGGSFQKAQTEWNSGTWRNPPSREAQYNNFSGNSLPEYPTVPSYPGSGGQWP; from the exons ATGTCAG AGAAGGAGAACAACTTCCCGCCACTGCCCAAGTTCATCCCGCTGAAGCCCTGCTTCTACCAGAACTTCTCCGACGAGATCCCCGTGGAGCACCAGGTCCTGGTGAAGCGCATCTACCGCCTGTGGATGT ttTATTGTGCTACCCTGGCGATGAACCTGGTGGCTTGCCTGGCTTGGTGGATCGGTGGCGGCTCCGGGGCCAACTTTGGCCTGGCCTTCCTATGGCTGCTGCTCTTCTCGCCCTGTGCCTACGTGTGCTGGTTCCGACCCGTCTACAAGGCCTTCCG GGCCGACAGCTCTTTCAACTTCATGGCGTTTTTCTTCATCTTCGGGGCCCAGTTCGTCCTCACCGTCCTCCAGGCCATCGGCTTCTCCAACTGGGGCGCGTG TGGCTGGCTGGCCGCGATCAGCTTCTTCCAGACCAACGTCGGGGCCGCCGTGGTCATGCTGCTGCCGGCCATCATGTTTTCCATGTCGGCCGCCATGATAGCCATCTCGCTCATGAAG GTACACAAGATCTACCGAGGGGCGGGCGGAAGCTTCCAGAAGGCGCAGACAGAGTGGAACTCGGGCACATGGCGGAACCCACCATCCCGAGAGGCCCAGTACAACAACTTCTCAGGGAACAGCCTGCCAGAGTACCCCACCGTGCCCAGTTACCCAGGCAGCGGTGGCCagtggccctga
- the ADAT3 gene encoding putative inactive tRNA-specific adenosine deaminase-like protein 3, which produces MEPRGNQEAGSVELGPPWQALPVLSEQQSEAVELVPAFAAPVLDPRQTSRLVREVSAALPLPGQPHLKRVRPNPDAQRPHALELLLCLAGPRPGTRTLAELLPPAVDARGLGPPFLAPVPARPPLTRAQFEAARAHWPSTFHEDKQVTRALAGRLFSAQERARMQGYMERAVRVAQQAAAQGLRAVGAVVVDPISSRVLAAGHDCCSDASPLLHATMVCIDLVAQGQGCGAHDLGPHPACWFASATAPQGVRPGTVRKLEREDLDGLPYVCTGYDLYITREPCVMCAMALVHARIRRVFYGSPSPDGALGTRFRLHARPDLNHRFQVFRGVLEHQCCALDPDT; this is translated from the coding sequence ATGGAGCCACGGGGGAACCAGGAAGCTGGGAGTGTGGAGCTGGGGCCGCCGTGGCAGGCGCTCCCCGTCCTGTCGGAACAGCAAAGCGAGGCAGTGGAGCTGGTGCCCGCCTTCGCCGCGCCTGTGCTTGATCCGCGCCAGACCTCCCGTCTGGTCCGCGAGGTGTCCGCCGCCCTCCCGCTGCCCGGTCAGCCGCACCTCAAGCGTGTGCGTCCCAACCCCGACGCGCAGCGCCCGCACGCGCTGGAACTGCTGTTGTGCCTGGCGGGGCCGCGCCCGGGCACACGCACGCTGGCCGAGCTGCTGCCACCCGCCGTAGATGCGCGCGGCCTCGGGCCGCCCTTCTTGGCACCTGTGCCCGCCCGACCCCCGCTGACGCGCGCCCAGTTCGAGGCAGCCCGGGCGCACTGGCCCTCGACCTTCCATGAGGACAAGCAGGTGACTCGTGCTTTAGCCGGGCGACTCTTCTCCGCGCAGGAGCGCGCCCGCATGCAGGGCTATATGGAGCGCGCCGTGCGGGTGGCGCAACAGGCAGCGGCACAGGGCCTGCGGGCCGTGGGTGCTGTGGTGGTGGACCCCATCTCGAGCCGTGTGCTGGCAGCTGGCCATGACTGCTGCAGTGACGCGAGCCCCCTGCTGCACGCCACCATGGTGTGCATCGACCTGGTGGCCCAGGGCCAGGGCTGCGGCGCCCACGACCTCGGGCCGCACCCCGCTTGCTGGTTCGCATCAGCCACCGCCCCCCAGGGTGTGCGCCCGGGCACGGTGCGGAAACTGGAGCGTGAGGACTTGGACGGACTTCCTTACGTGTGCACTGGCTACGACCTGTACATCACTCGTGAGCCCTGCGTCATGTGCGCCATGGCCCTCGTGCATGCCCGTATCCGCAGGGTCTTCTACGGCTCACCCTCGCCTGATGGCGCCCTGGGCACCCGCTTCCGCCTGCACGCCCGGCCCGACCTGAACCACCGCTTCCAGGTGTTCCGTGGCGTGCTAGAGCACCAGTGCTGCGCCCTTGACCCCGACACGTAG